The following are from one region of the Arachis duranensis cultivar V14167 chromosome 10, aradu.V14167.gnm2.J7QH, whole genome shotgun sequence genome:
- the LOC127742774 gene encoding pathogenesis-related protein 1B-like, whose product MCDDGFPSDYLDGQNAARADVGVKPLKWSGQLKRMAEKFVNKHIIHCLQGQLGKRYSIYHGQNTARIPGFENVTAIHQAVEIWVEQKRYYDYESNSCIGGNLCHSYTQVVWKDSKEIGCSRVTCRIGGSLVVCIYRPPGNVAGQRPY is encoded by the coding sequence ATGTGTGATGATGGCTTTCCATCAGATTACCTAGATGGTCAGAACGCTGCACGAGCAGATGTTGGGGTTAAGCCATTAAAGTGGAGCGGGCAGTTAAAAAGAATGGCTGAAAAATTCGTGAATAAACACATTATACACTGTCTCCAGGGGCAATTAGGAAAACGCTATTCTATTTATCACGGCCAAAACACTGCACGTATTCCAGGATTCGAAAACGTTACAGCAATACATCAGGCTGTGGAGATATGGGTGGAACAGAAACGGTACTACGACTACGAATCCAACTCTTGCATTGGTGGTAATCTTTGCCATTCCTACACTCAAGTTGTTTGGAAAGATTCTAAGGAGATAGGGTGTTCTAGAGTTACCTGCCGAATTGGAGGCTCCCTTGTTGTATGTATCTATCGCCCTCCAGGCAATGTTGCAGGTCAACGTCCctactaa